In Crinalium epipsammum PCC 9333, the genomic window GTTGTAATGTTGTGGTGATTAACGCTTGGAGTATTGAGGAGCTTTACGAGCTTTATGCAAGCCGTATTTCTTCCGCTCTGTTGCTCTAGGGTCACGAGTTAAGTAGCCTTCAGTTTTTAAAGGCTTGCGGTTATCTGGGTCTAGTTCACATAAAGCTCTGGCTACTCCTAAACGCACGGAGTCAGATTGTCCAGTTAAACCGCCGCCATGAGCATTAACTAAAATGTCATACTCATTTTCTAGCCCTAGCGTTTCTAGGGGAGCTTTTGCTGCTGAAATATAATTGCTGTTGAACTGGAAGTATTGTTCTCCAGGGCGACCATTAATGATCATTTGACCGCTACCTGGAACTAATCTCACTCTTGCGACTGATGACTTACGGCGACCAGTACCCCAATAAACAGCGCGACCGCTTTGATCTGTTGCTTGCATTAGTCTTGACCTCCTGGAATAGTATTAATTTTGAGTTCTTGGGGCTGTTGCGCTGCATGAGGATGGGTAGAACCCTCATAAACTTTCAGTTTCGTGAATAGTTGCCGTCCTAATGAATTTTTAGGCAGCATTCCGCGCACTGCTTCTTCAATAATTCTTTCTGGTATACGCGCTTGTAATTTGGCAAACGTTTCGGTTTTCATCCCGCCTGGTCGTCCAGAATGGCGGCGATAAACTTTTTGAGTACGTTTTTTACCAGTGACGGCGACTTTTTCAGCATTTAGAACAATCACGAAGTCGCCAGTATCCATGTGAGGGGTATAAGTAGGTTTGTTTTTACCTCTCAAAATCATGGCGATTTCACTAGCTAAACGCCCCAAACGCTGGTCAGCAGCATCTACTACATACCATTTTTGTTCAAGGGTGTTGACAGAGGGAAGAAAAGTTTTGTTCATGGCTTTTGTTGATCTTTAAGGGGGATCTTCAGGTCGGCAAGTTGGATAGAAACGATCAAACGTTTTAGCTTCCAACTCTCAAACATTTAGATCAGGCAGTATTCTGTTGGGGTGGTCGTAGGCAAAAGAAATTTTGGCTGGGTATCAAACCAAACTTCTGGTGGAAACGGCGACTCTGGATAGCCAACGCGCAACAAGCATAGACCCTTTGCTGGTGCTGCGTATTTGACTTGATTGCGGTGTTCTTCTACCCAAATTTGAGTAAAATCTTCTGGCGATCGCTCTTTTGCGCCAACTTGCACTAGCATTCCCACCAGTAGCCGCACCATGCCATACAAAAATCCACTGGCTTGAATTTCAATATGAATAAATGGCCCCATCCGTTGGCATTGTACTTCCTGAACATCTACCCAGGAATGCGATCGCCCTGAATTCGCTCGATGGAAAGCTGCTAAATGCTTGTAACCAATCATTGGGTCTAAAGCAGCCTGGATCAACGATTCATCCAAGGGCGCATGATAATAATGCCAACTGAATTGCCTCACAAACAAATTAGGTTTGGGGTCGGTATAAATGATATATCTATACCGTCGCCAACTGGCACTAAAACGAGCGTGCCAGGTGGGAGGCACTGCTGCTGAACCCCGAATCAAAATATCCTGGGGCAATCTGCTGTTGAGAATAGCAGCCCAGCGTTCTGCTGGGATCGGGCCTGTAGCATCAAAATGTGCGACTTGTCCTGCTGCATGGACACCTGTATCAGTGCGACCAGCACCATGTAAAGTCACAGATTTATTGAGTAGCTCAGAAAGTACTGTTTCAATTTCTTCTTGAACAGTACGCCCGTGAGCTTGTCTCTGCCATCCATGAAAATGAGTGCCCAGGTATTGAATTACCAGAGCAACTCGCTGGGTTGATAAGGGCAGACTTTCCGACATGAAAGAAATTTCAGCTAGATCAAACTAGCTCAATGATTGCCATTTCGGCATTATCTCCACGGCGACGCACTGTTCTGGCAATACGGGTGTATCCACCATTGCGATCGCTATAGCGAGTACCGACTTGCTCAAACAAAGCGTGAACTAACTGTTTGTCATATATATAGCCCAAAGCTTGGCGACGTGCAGATAAAGAACCATCTTTAGCCAACGTCACCATCTTTTCTACTTCTGAGCGAACAGCCTTTGCCCTTGTTTTAGTTGTTTGAATCCGTCCATGACGAATTAACTCAGTTGCCAGCGCCCTTAATAGAGCGCGACGCTGGTCAGCGGGCTTGCCGAGTTTATCAACACGACACCTGTGACGCATTTTGCACCTCTTTTATACACTCCTAAAAAATGAATTTACTACCAAAACTATCAGCTAGGCTTTGCTGATTTTTCGTGTGGTAGCATAATTCCTAAACGTTTTTGCAAAGCTTCGATTACTTCTTCAGCAGACTTTTGCCCAAAGTTCTTAATCTCTAGCAAATCTTCCTGGGTATAATCCAGTAAATCAGCTACAGAGTTAATTTGCGCCCGCTTCAGGCAGTTGTATGCCCTTACTGATAGCTGCAATTCTTCAATGGGGATCTGACTGGTGGGATCTTCATCAGCCTGATAATCGTCTTTGATTGACTCCAGACTGATATCTTTTAGGGGGCTGAACAAATCTACCAGCATCCTGGCTGCTTCACTGAGAGCTTCTTGAGGGCTGAGACTGCCATTAGTCCAAATTTCTAACAGCAACCGATCTTTATCAAGAGAGCCATCAATACGGGCATCCTCAACGCTGTAGTTCACCTTCTGTACTGGCATGAATACAGCGTCAATCTGAAGAAAGTCTACAACTGCTGCCTCATCACGACTTCGATCAATAGATCTGTAGCCTTTACCCTTTTCTATCCGAAACTCCATTTCCAACCGTGCGTTGTCCGCCAAGGTGGCAACGTATTGGTTAGGATCGACAATTTCAACTTCTGAGGGCAGATCAAACTGAGCAGCCATAACTCTTGCTGGACCCTGTACATTCAGCCGAGCGATTTGCGGCTGAGATGTATAGCTTTTGAGGGCTATTTCCTTCATGTTCAGCAAAATTTCCAGCACATCTTCCCGTACCCCTGGAATGGTGGCAAATTCATGATTTACACCAGCAATCCGCACGGCTGTTACGGCTGCTCCTTCCAAGTTTGATAGCAGCACCCGTCTCAGGGCATTGCCTACGGTTGTGCCTTGACCTCGTTCGAGAGGCTCCAAGACAAACTTGCTATATTGGCTCTGATTCTTCTCCGTTTTTGACTCTACACACTCAATCTGAAATTGCGCCACGGAGTGACCTCCCTTGTTCATAAAACCCCTAAACAGCAATATCCAGCCTTCCTCAGCTTTGCTCAAATGCAACAATGTCTGTTTGAGGATGCGGATTTTACGAGCGCAAGCTTTATTGGCATTTTTGAGCATTGCTGATCAATAGCCAATTAACGCTTACCTAAATTTCTTTAGACAAAAGAAATATTTATTTAGACTCTACGTCGCTTGGGAGGACGGCAGCCGTTATGAGGAATCGGCGTAACATCGCGAATTAGAGTTATTTCCAGCCCTGAGCCTTGAAGCGACCGAATTGCGGTTTCTCTACCTGCACCTGGGCCACTAACCATCACCTCAATTTGGCGCATTCCTTGATCCATTGCACGACGGGCTGCACCTTCAGCAGCCGTCTGAGCCGCAAATGGTGTTCCTTTTTTAGCGCCTTTGAATCCGCTAGAACCAGAAGATGCCCAAGAAATAACATCTCCACCGTTATCAGCGATTGTGATGATCGTGTTGTTAAAGGTTGACTGGATGTAAGCTACTCCGTTTGGTACGTTGCGTTTTTGCTTCTTTGCACCTGTTTTTTTAGGTTGTCGAGCCATGACTGTCTATTTGACAATAGTGAAGTGGTAATTAAGTTGGAATTGATCCATCAAGCAATTAAGCAATTATTTATTTCTTGCCTGGTGCCTTTTTCTTCCCAGCAACGGTACTACGCCGTCCCCGACGGGTTCTGGCATTGGTGCGGGTTCGCTGACCTCGTACTGGTAATCCCATACGATGACGGCGACCACGATAGCTACCAATGTCGATCAGGCGCTTGATGTTCATTGCCTCCCAGCGCCTGAGATCCCCTTCAATTTGATAGTCTTTTTCTATGGACTCGCGCAGAGAAGCAACTTCCGCATCAGATAAGTCTTTGACTCGTGTATCAGGATTAACTCCTGTTTTTGTCAAAATCTCCTGCGACCGCGATAGCCCGATTCCATAGATATAAGTCAGACCAATTTCGACACGCTTATCACGCGGAAGGTCTACTCCAGCAATCCGTGCCACGCTTTTTTTCTCCCTAGTTATACATTTGTGCTATAAGTGCTGTTTGTACCGGCTCGGTGGGTTATCCCTGCCGTTGTTTGTGTTTTGGATTAGAACAGATGACCATGACTCGACCGCGACGACGGATGACGCGGCATTTATCACATATTTTTCGGACGGATGCTCGAACTTTCATGCCTATTTGGGCAACACTGCAAGCTCTAGATTATAACACTTCTGTACAATTAAAGCAATTTTAGCTTCCAATATTTAATTGAAACAAATTTCTCTATTGCTATCAGCAATTCAGCAACGTTACTTTTTATTACGAAGACGATAAGTAATTCTGCCTTTAGTTAAATCATAGGGAGTCAATTCTACTTTCACCCGATCGCCTGGCAAAATTTTGATGTAATTACGACGGATTTTGCCAGAGATATGAGCTAAAACATTAAAACCATTGTCTAAATCAACTCTGAACATCGCGTTAGGCAGTGATTCAGTCACAGTGCCTTCCATTTCGATTAAATCTTGTTTAGCCAAGTCCTTTTTACCTCAATGTTGCCAGTTGCTAAATAATTATTAGCTGTTACCAGTTGAAAACCACTCTGTTAAGGGGAGTGTTAGTCAAGAGGTAATTTACATATTTTATCAAAAATTTACCAACAAAGAACAGAGAGAAAGCCATAAGCTTCTCTCTGTTCCTATTTGTAAAACTAAGCTTTGATTCCTACTGCCATCAATCAGTTAAGGATTAACTATCTGCTTGAGTGCTTCGGTGACTTCTTGCTGAGTGCGATCGCCATCAATAGAAACTAAAGCTTGACGGTTGCTGTAGAAATCAATCAAAGGAGCCGTTTGGTTACGATAAACTTCCAAACGTCTCCTAATAGTTTCTTCATTATCATCACTGCGTCCGCGCCCCAGCAGACGAACGACTAGCACATCATCAGGAACTTCCAGATTAACGGCTTTATCTGAAACTTGGTTCATTTCTTGTAGTAAGTCATCTAAAAAAGATGCTTGACTAACATTTCTAGGAAAGCCGTCTAGAATCCAACCGTTTTGGGCATCGGTTTGACTGAGACGTTCACGGATGATATCTAGGATGAGAGCATCTGGAACCAAATCGCCTTTATCCATATAGGATTGTGCTTGTTGACCAAGTGGCGATGATTCTGCGATCGCAGATCTTAAAATATCACCCGTTGAAATATGAGGAATTCCACAAACCTCAGCCAAAATTTTGGCTTGAGTGCCTTTCCCTGCCCCTGGCGCTCCCAAAAAAATCAATCGTGCCACTAAAATTATGCACACCAACTAAAAAATTCCCAGTCAAAAATATCTGGAAATTTTTATTGCCTGATGCGCCCTCCTACTTAACAACTGAACAAGGACAAAAACTAATTTTGCAGCAAAAATTAAATTACTGCTTCACCATCCCTTCATATCTTTGAGAGATGACATAAGTTTGAATTTGCTTTGCTGTATCAATTGCAACCCCTACAATAATCAGCAAAGATGTCGCTCCCAATCCTTTAAATGTTGTGACACCAATGGTACTTTCAACGGCTGTGGGAACGATCGCGACCAATCCTAGAAAAATCGCTCCTAGCAAAGTCAGCCTATTTAAAACCCGCTCAATGTAGTCGCTAGTTGTAGTACCAGGACGAACTCCAGGAATACTAGCTCCCATTTTTTTCAGGTTTTGGGACATATCCACTGGATTAATAATCAAGGAGGCGTAGAAATAGCTGAAGAAAACAATTAGGAACACATAAAAAGCTACATACAACCAAGGTGTTTGACCAGTTGGGCTGAGATAATTAGCAGCTTGGTTGAAGAATTGATGCAAACCTCCCAAGAACGGGTTGTTAGCACTATTTTGGGTAAATTGAGCCAAAGAAGCTGGTAAAACTAATACTGCCGATGCAAATATAATCGGCATTACCCCGCCTTGATTTAGTCTTAGCGGGAGATAACTGGTACGTTCTCGGTAAAGACGACGACCTACTTGCCTACGTGCCGATATAATTGGAATTCTGCGTGTTCCTTCTTGAACAAACACAATGCCGACAATCATCACCAAGAAGACTAACAGCAGGATAATTACTCTACCAAGAATTTCGCGATCGCCAGTTTGAGCAAGTTCTAAAGTTTGCCCCAGCGAACGTGGTAAAACAGAAACAATGTTGATAAAAATCAGCAGAGATGCACCGTTACCAATCCCACGCTCAGTAACTAACTCTGACACCCACATCACAAACATCGAGCCTGCGGTGAGAGCTAAAGCAGTTTGAGCGACGAATATCAAGCCACCACTTCCAGTGGCATAACGCTGTACCCACAACGAAATGCCAATACTTTGAACCAAAGCCCATACCAAGGATACAATACGGGTAATTTGAGAAATCTTTCTACGCCCAGCTTCCCCTTCATTTTTCTGCAAATTTTCCAAATATGGAAGAGCAGCAGTTAATAATTGCAGAATGATGGAGGCATTAATATAAGGCAAAATCCCTAAAGCAAAAATTCCTACTGCCGAAATTCCGCCACCAGAGAAAATGTCTAAAAACCCAATTACTGGGCTATTTTGAATATCTTGAGCAAACCTAGCCCTGTCAATACCTGGTATGGGTATATGAACACCAAGGCGAACCAAAATTAGCAGACCGATAGTGACCAGCAGCCGACCTCTAAGGCCAGCCGCTTGAGCCATCTGCATAAAGGTTTCTTGAGCAGTTGGGGCTTTGTCTCGACTAACGACCATGAAATCCTACCTCTACGCTTGTGCGGGCGCTGGCATCCACCATGCTCAATCTGAGTAGCTTTAGATAACTTCGCAAGTTCCACCAGCAGCTTCGATTTTAGTACGAGCGCCAGTTGTGAAAGCGGAGGCTTTAACATGGAGTGCTACGTTCAATTCCCCATCACCTAAAATTTTCAGAGGTTCTTTGTTGCTCGTGACAATTTTAGCTTCGGTAAGAGAAATTAAAGTAACCTCACTGTTTGCAGGAAGTGATGCCAGCTTACCTACGTTGATCGTAGTGTAATGTTTACGATTTATAACGGTAAAGTGCTTTAATTTAGGCAAACGCCGATACAAAGGCATTTGTCCACCTTCAAAACCAGGTCTAGTACTGCGACCTGAGCGCGATTTTTGACCACGCATCCCGAAACCACCGCTAGCACCTTGACCTGCGGCAATACCCCGACCAATTCGGCGAGGACGTTTTTTTGAGCCTTTTTTAGGCTTGGCATCTGATAGTCTCATGTTCTTGACCTAAACTACTGACAACGCAAGTTAGTTATTTAAATGATCCCCACACGCTTTTAGTAACGGGGATGATTGGGCGAGACTGCGCGGTTTGGTTGCCCGACTTCGCGCCTTAAATTCTCAGATAGTGGCGGCAACGCTACCTCTAAAAGCGTTGATTTTCGTCCGTCAAATGGTAATTTTTGTAGAGTTTAATGTGTTTAAAATCTCTACTCACCTAACAATTAAGATAGGTCTGAGTGTCCCGTCCTGTTTAGTATAAAGCTGTTAGCAAGCGCGATTATTAGGCGTAGAGGTTTTCTAGAGGTATGCCTCTTTCTTCAGCTACTTCTGACAATGTACGCAAAGTAGACAAGGCATTAACAGCGGCTCTAGCATTATTCAAAGGATTATTAGAACCCAGTTGCTTTGCTAAGATGTTACGCACGCCAGATAATTCCAGCACTGTACGTACTGCTCCACCAGCAATTACACCCGTACCAGGTGCTGCTGGTCGCATCATTACCTTAGCGCCTCCACCAGTCCCATTAATGGGATGGGGAATAGAATTAGCTTTGGTTAAGGGAACATCAATCAAGTGCTTTTTACCGTCAGCAACACCTTTGCGAACTGCTCCAATAACGTCGCTGGCTTTACCTACTCCAACGCCTACTTGACCGCGCTCATTGCCAACAA contains:
- the rpsI gene encoding 30S ribosomal protein S9, which codes for MQATDQSGRAVYWGTGRRKSSVARVRLVPGSGQMIINGRPGEQYFQFNSNYISAAKAPLETLGLENEYDILVNAHGGGLTGQSDSVRLGVARALCELDPDNRKPLKTEGYLTRDPRATERKKYGLHKARKAPQYSKR
- the rplM gene encoding 50S ribosomal protein L13; this translates as MNKTFLPSVNTLEQKWYVVDAADQRLGRLASEIAMILRGKNKPTYTPHMDTGDFVIVLNAEKVAVTGKKRTQKVYRRHSGRPGGMKTETFAKLQARIPERIIEEAVRGMLPKNSLGRQLFTKLKVYEGSTHPHAAQQPQELKINTIPGGQD
- the truA gene encoding tRNA pseudouridine(38-40) synthase TruA, whose product is MSESLPLSTQRVALVIQYLGTHFHGWQRQAHGRTVQEEIETVLSELLNKSVTLHGAGRTDTGVHAAGQVAHFDATGPIPAERWAAILNSRLPQDILIRGSAAVPPTWHARFSASWRRYRYIIYTDPKPNLFVRQFSWHYYHAPLDESLIQAALDPMIGYKHLAAFHRANSGRSHSWVDVQEVQCQRMGPFIHIEIQASGFLYGMVRLLVGMLVQVGAKERSPEDFTQIWVEEHRNQVKYAAPAKGLCLLRVGYPESPFPPEVWFDTQPKFLLPTTTPTEYCLI
- the rplQ gene encoding 50S ribosomal protein L17, which translates into the protein MRHRCRVDKLGKPADQRRALLRALATELIRHGRIQTTKTRAKAVRSEVEKMVTLAKDGSLSARRQALGYIYDKQLVHALFEQVGTRYSDRNGGYTRIARTVRRRGDNAEMAIIELV
- a CDS encoding DNA-directed RNA polymerase subunit alpha, translating into MNKGGHSVAQFQIECVESKTEKNQSQYSKFVLEPLERGQGTTVGNALRRVLLSNLEGAAVTAVRIAGVNHEFATIPGVREDVLEILLNMKEIALKSYTSQPQIARLNVQGPARVMAAQFDLPSEVEIVDPNQYVATLADNARLEMEFRIEKGKGYRSIDRSRDEAAVVDFLQIDAVFMPVQKVNYSVEDARIDGSLDKDRLLLEIWTNGSLSPQEALSEAARMLVDLFSPLKDISLESIKDDYQADEDPTSQIPIEELQLSVRAYNCLKRAQINSVADLLDYTQEDLLEIKNFGQKSAEEVIEALQKRLGIMLPHEKSAKPS
- the rpsK gene encoding 30S ribosomal protein S11; the protein is MARQPKKTGAKKQKRNVPNGVAYIQSTFNNTIITIADNGGDVISWASSGSSGFKGAKKGTPFAAQTAAEGAARRAMDQGMRQIEVMVSGPGAGRETAIRSLQGSGLEITLIRDVTPIPHNGCRPPKRRRV
- the rpsM gene encoding 30S ribosomal protein S13, whose protein sequence is MARIAGVDLPRDKRVEIGLTYIYGIGLSRSQEILTKTGVNPDTRVKDLSDAEVASLRESIEKDYQIEGDLRRWEAMNIKRLIDIGSYRGRRHRMGLPVRGQRTRTNARTRRGRRSTVAGKKKAPGKK
- the rpmJ gene encoding 50S ribosomal protein L36, producing the protein MKVRASVRKICDKCRVIRRRGRVMVICSNPKHKQRQG
- the infA gene encoding translation initiation factor IF-1; translation: MAKQDLIEMEGTVTESLPNAMFRVDLDNGFNVLAHISGKIRRNYIKILPGDRVKVELTPYDLTKGRITYRLRNKK
- a CDS encoding adenylate kinase is translated as MARLIFLGAPGAGKGTQAKILAEVCGIPHISTGDILRSAIAESSPLGQQAQSYMDKGDLVPDALILDIIRERLSQTDAQNGWILDGFPRNVSQASFLDDLLQEMNQVSDKAVNLEVPDDVLVVRLLGRGRSDDNEETIRRRLEVYRNQTAPLIDFYSNRQALVSIDGDRTQQEVTEALKQIVNP
- the secY gene encoding preprotein translocase subunit SecY, whose protein sequence is MVVSRDKAPTAQETFMQMAQAAGLRGRLLVTIGLLILVRLGVHIPIPGIDRARFAQDIQNSPVIGFLDIFSGGGISAVGIFALGILPYINASIILQLLTAALPYLENLQKNEGEAGRRKISQITRIVSLVWALVQSIGISLWVQRYATGSGGLIFVAQTALALTAGSMFVMWVSELVTERGIGNGASLLIFINIVSVLPRSLGQTLELAQTGDREILGRVIILLLVFLVMIVGIVFVQEGTRRIPIISARRQVGRRLYRERTSYLPLRLNQGGVMPIIFASAVLVLPASLAQFTQNSANNPFLGGLHQFFNQAANYLSPTGQTPWLYVAFYVFLIVFFSYFYASLIINPVDMSQNLKKMGASIPGVRPGTTTSDYIERVLNRLTLLGAIFLGLVAIVPTAVESTIGVTTFKGLGATSLLIIVGVAIDTAKQIQTYVISQRYEGMVKQ
- the rplO gene encoding 50S ribosomal protein L15 is translated as MRLSDAKPKKGSKKRPRRIGRGIAAGQGASGGFGMRGQKSRSGRSTRPGFEGGQMPLYRRLPKLKHFTVINRKHYTTINVGKLASLPANSEVTLISLTEAKIVTSNKEPLKILGDGELNVALHVKASAFTTGARTKIEAAGGTCEVI
- the rpsE gene encoding 30S ribosomal protein S5 yields the protein MAKERRKSSRAKEKEITFQERVIQIRRVSKVVKGGKKLSFRAIVVVGNERGQVGVGVGKASDVIGAVRKGVADGKKHLIDVPLTKANSIPHPINGTGGGAKVMMRPAAPGTGVIAGGAVRTVLELSGVRNILAKQLGSNNPLNNARAAVNALSTLRTLSEVAEERGIPLENLYA